From Acidianus brierleyi:
CTGAAGGTATTCCTAACATTATATGAGGAACCACGTACTTAGGTCCAAAATCTATAAGATTTTCTAAAGTTTTTATGTAATCTTCTCTTTCTCTTTTTACGCCCTTTGATTTAAAAGCTCCTATAGAATATGGGAATTCATAATCCACCATATCTACTACGTCTTTTAGATCTTCTATTGTCTCCTTATCTAGAATTCCTGGATGTATATTAAATACTACACCCATTTCTTTTTTTACTTTTTTCATAATATGGATATAATTCCTAATAGGCAATTCTCCTTTTTCGTTAAATCCACCACTTATTAGAAATCCTTTTACACCGTTATTGTAAAGCTCAATTATTTTCTTATACATTTCGTCCGGTGTTAAAGCAGATTCCATACTGCTAATGTATTTAGTAGAACAATAGAAGCAATTTAAAGCGCAAGAACTACCAGTTACACTCAATACTGTGAATTTCCTTTTTATTATAAATCCACCTATCATTTTCCTTCCACATTAAATAATGGTATATTATACATTTTTTCTCTTGGATCTTCATTATAAAAAGGCCTATCACAATTAGGGCAACCAGACGTTATATAGGCTTTTTCGTTTGGATTACCATTAGTCGATAACTTGAACCTAATTTTTTGGATTTCCCTATATTCTTCTAACGGAGGTCTAGGAAAGTTCTCCATTGGAGTTCCTTTTACTGGAGTAAAAGCAAACAAAGCTACTTCAGCACCTAAAGAATATATTTTTTCCATTAGGGACACAAATTCTTCCTTTTTTTCTCCCAAACCAAAAACCAAATGAACATATACTTTCCTTTTCCCAAAGACTTCCACTGCGTTTTTAATGAACTCAACATACTTTTGGAATGTATAAGGCTTACCTATTTTATCCCATAGACTTTCTACCGTATCTAAACCAATTCCTAAATAATCTACTCCTAACTTTTTCATATTTTCCAATACTTCCTTACTAACAGGAGTTATAGTTACGGACTTAGGGATCTTAACATATTTTATGATCTCAATTACTTCATTTTCGAAATTTTTCTTTATAACTGTCTGCAAACAAAATCTTTTGAAATATGAAAGTTTATCTGCGATTTCTTCTATATTTACGGAATACCATCTTACTCTTGAAAGATATGATTTGTCTGATTTACTTAATGAAGACTGTGTACAAAAAGCGCATTTTCCTTCACACCCTCCAGTTTGAAGAGCGTATGCAGTATTACTATACTTTAACCCTTTCTTTATAAAAAAGTACGTACCAGCAGATAGTAAAATTTGCATATTATAAGATCTAGACAGATTAAATTAAACTTGCTTTC
This genomic window contains:
- a CDS encoding radical SAM protein; translation: MQILLSAGTYFFIKKGLKYSNTAYALQTGGCEGKCAFCTQSSLSKSDKSYLSRVRWYSVNIEEIADKLSYFKRFCLQTVIKKNFENEVIEIIKYVKIPKSVTITPVSKEVLENMKKLGVDYLGIGLDTVESLWDKIGKPYTFQKYVEFIKNAVEVFGKRKVYVHLVFGLGEKKEEFVSLMEKIYSLGAEVALFAFTPVKGTPMENFPRPPLEEYREIQKIRFKLSTNGNPNEKAYITSGCPNCDRPFYNEDPREKMYNIPLFNVEGK
- a CDS encoding radical SAM protein; amino-acid sequence: MIGGFIIKRKFTVLSVTGSSCALNCFYCSTKYISSMESALTPDEMYKKIIELYNNGVKGFLISGGFNEKGELPIRNYIHIMKKVKKEMGVVFNIHPGILDKETIEDLKDVVDMVDYEFPYSIGAFKSKGVKREREDYIKTLENLIDFGPKYVVPHIMLGIPSDTDEEIENSLKILSSYKPYLINFLILIPTPNTPSRILKPMNVEKALRFIELGSKLMKGHVSVGCMRPYQIKEQLDREVIKRGLVERIANPHHKVIKEFNLKLFDACCSLPEKYLEDFKYETNN